GTACGGGTTGACCGACCAGACCACCATCATGCGGGCGCTGTGGCCGTCCGGGGAGATGAGCATTCGTTCACCTGCGGTGAACCGTCGGTCGGCGCGGCCCTCCTCGGGCAGGTAGAAACCCCGGCCCGCGCCGGTGCTGGTGTCGGCGGACATCCGATGCAGGAAGTCCGACGCGCGGTTGAGCCCCGCACTGAGTTCGGTGGTCAGCGCCATCATGGTGTCGGTGCCCGACTTGACCTGGCCCAGTCCGGTGGTGAGTTGGCCAAGACCCGTTGACAGTTCGTTGATTCCGGACATCAGCCGGTTGAGATCTCCGCGGGTCTGCTCGGGCGTGCGAGTGCCCAGCTGGTCGAGCATGGTCCGTAGGCCTTTGATGCCCGCGCGCAGTTCGGGCAGCGTTTCCAGCGCGGTGGTCACCGGGCGCTCGGGGACCAGCGGGGCGGCGAGCGTCAATCCGGTGATCGCGAGCTGCGCCTTGCCACCGGTGGCCGCGTTGAGGTCGGCGAATGCCTGCCGTGCGCGCATGCAGTCCGCCGTGCAGTCAGGACCGGGATCGGCTGCCGTGAGTGGGTCGAACACCGCATGTACGGCTGCCGTGGGGACGGCCAATTTGTCGCGGGTGGCGTCGATCTCGTTCACCGCACCTTCCAGTGCGTCGGTGGCGCCGGACATGGTGCGCACGACCGCCGCCACATCGAGCGATCCGTCAGAGACGGTGTCGACCACCCGGTTCGCGGATTCCAGGGTGCCGAGCAGGTTCCGGGTGAGCGTGACGAGATCGTGGGCGCCCTTGGCGAGTTCGGGCAGCCGCTCGGCGGCGTCGGCGGAGCCGTCGTGCAGCTGGGTGACCCCTGAGGCCAGGCGTTTGAGCTGCGGTATGGCCTGTTCGACGCGATTGTGGGCGTCCGCCAGACCGGCGCCGACTTGCGCGGTCTGAGACCCGATGGCCGTTTCGGGCAAGGGTTTTCCCTCGGGCCGGGTGATCGAGCGGACGTAGGCGACCTGGGGGAGGTTGCCGATGGACATGGCGATCAGGTCCAGCGCGGCCAGGTCATTGGTGTTGCGCATGTCGTGGTCAGCGCGGATGGTGACGAATTCCGGGGCAGCCTCGTTGACGCCCCAATGGCGGTAGACGGCCTCGTAGCCGCGCTTGCTGTCGGTGGCGCGCAACTGCATGGCGTTCTCGTCGATGTTCGGCTCGAACGTGAACAGCACTGAACTGGTGGCGAGCAGGAACGCCAACGATGCGGCGACGAGGGCCGGGGCCCGGCGGATGATGGCCGCACCGCGCTTGCGCCAGCGTCGTTCATCGAGGGGCCGGGGTTCGGCATAACCGCGCCGGCCCCACAGCGCCATGACCGCGGGGGTCAGCGTCAGACTGACCGCCGCCGCAATCGCGATCGCGAGCGCGATGGGCGGCCCGGCGGTGCGGAACATCCCGATCTTGGTGAAAATCATGGCCATTCCGGCCCCGGCAATGGTCAGGGCGGAGGCAATGACGATACCCGCGGTATGCGCGCCGGAGCAGGCCACCGCGTCGTCGACACCCAGCCGTCGTCGTCGGCCCTCGTGGTAGTTGGCCAGCAGGAAGATGCCGTAGTCCGTGGCCGCGCCCAGCACCATCGCGGTGACCAGCGCGATGGTGAAGTTCGAAACCGTCATCAGTTCGTGTCCGCCCAGCCACGATATTGCCGGCCGCGCCACGGCCAGCGAAATACCCACGGTGAGAAGGGGAATCAGTGCGGTCAGGAGTGACCGGTAGACGGCGAGCAGTAGCAGCGTGATCAGCACGACCGATACCACGGTGATGATGGCCAGCGAGGTGTCGATGGCGGAGAACAGATCCGACAGCGTCGGTGCGGCGCCCGTGAAATGTACGTCGAGCCCGGCCGGGCGAGGAAGTTCTTCGACCACGG
The window above is part of the Mycolicibacterium fortuitum subsp. fortuitum genome. Proteins encoded here:
- a CDS encoding MMPL family transporter — encoded protein: MHNLAIFGKLARVCAKYAWVVLGAWLALAGVLNLAIPQLERTVAEHSAPFTPESPTTETLRQMSRDFDVPDTTAVGSIVVSGDRVLGTADTDYYRDLVSRLVADKDDVAYVLDTYGTRGLEDLGLSPDGKAIHLIVATTGDVGSTRAHRSTENVRAVVEELPRPAGLDVHFTGAAPTLSDLFSAIDTSLAIITVVSVVLITLLLLAVYRSLLTALIPLLTVGISLAVARPAISWLGGHELMTVSNFTIALVTAMVLGAATDYGIFLLANYHEGRRRRLGVDDAVACSGAHTAGIVIASALTIAGAGMAMIFTKIGMFRTAGPPIALAIAIAAAVSLTLTPAVMALWGRRGYAEPRPLDERRWRKRGAAIIRRAPALVAASLAFLLATSSVLFTFEPNIDENAMQLRATDSKRGYEAVYRHWGVNEAAPEFVTIRADHDMRNTNDLAALDLIAMSIGNLPQVAYVRSITRPEGKPLPETAIGSQTAQVGAGLADAHNRVEQAIPQLKRLASGVTQLHDGSADAAERLPELAKGAHDLVTLTRNLLGTLESANRVVDTVSDGSLDVAAVVRTMSGATDALEGAVNEIDATRDKLAVPTAAVHAVFDPLTAADPGPDCTADCMRARQAFADLNAATGGKAQLAITGLTLAAPLVPERPVTTALETLPELRAGIKGLRTMLDQLGTRTPEQTRGDLNRLMSGINELSTGLGQLTTGLGQVKSGTDTMMALTTELSAGLNRASDFLHRMSADTSTGAGRGFYLPEEGRADRRFTAGERMLISPDGHSARMMVVWSVNPYGAEAMGAVPDVIAAANNAATGTVLEHAQINSTGLASLSQRHLDQTWRDFALFGVVAVAAVLLVLIVMLRSLVAPLLMITAVVLSFGAAAGMSTLIWQHLIGISLDWSVFPVAFMALVAVGADYSMLFAARIREESHSGVTSGIIRGFGSTGSVITTAGVVFAITMFALTSGTVLNLVQIGSTIGIGLLLDITVVRTYLVPAAMSLLGERMWWPARA